The sequence CCTTGCATGTGTTTTATAAAAGTGTATTCTGTATAATTTTGATTTGTATGTTGGCTCTTCTAACCAACTTCACATTTTGAAGGATAAAGTAAAATATTGCAAAATTAGAATAATTGTAGATTGATTCCTGATTAAAAGGTTTCCAAAAGAGACAGAGAGCCTGGGATTTAGTAATACTAACATCATCAGGACTTATAGTATTAATGGTAGTGGGTAGGGTTCTAAAAcagacctaggagttcaggtacataattctttgaattttgcatcacaggtagacaggatggttaagaagatgtttagtatgcttgccttcattgctcagatgtgAGCATAGGAGTAGTGTACAGAAcagtggtgaggccacttctggagtagtggatgcagttctggtcaccctgttattggaaggatattattgaaccgctgaaggttcagaaaagatttaccagatgttACTGGGAATAGAAGGTTTGAGTCACAAGAAGAGGCTGGATCAGCTGGAACTTTTTCGCTGGAACATAGcagattgaggagtgaccttatagaggtttataaaatcacaacagATATAGATACTGTGAAAGGCAGGTGTCTGTTCCCAAGCGCAGGGAATTTCAAGACAAAGggtctttaaggtgagaggagaaagatttttttaaaaaaagcaatggtttgtgtgtggaatgaactgccagaggaagtagcaaatgaaggtacagttacaacatttaagacatttggataattataTAAGAAGTGTTTGGACGAATGTAGGCCAAGCACAGtcgagtgggactagtttagtttcggagaatggtcaacatggactggttggactagaTAGTCatagtcattcagcacagaaacagactaagAACTCCCACTAAAGGTTGATAAAGGATGGAAACAATTTTTCTCACACTTAGAGGCATCATTTCTTAAAACATTTAGCGCTTAAATAAATATTTAAGAATTGATGTGGTTACAGTTTGAATCTATCATTTTTGACCACAGCACACACCTTTAAAGAGGTATAGTCTTTGTTTGTATGTCTAACTTTTTTCCTGGAGATGTTGAGCTATACATTCAAATGTTAAATTTGTCACATGTAAATTTGTTTAGTGTCATTGAATGACAAACTTGCAGTCACATGGTGCTGTCAGCATATGAACCAATCAAAATGCTATCTCAGTGGTGTAATCAGACAATAGTGATGCCATTCAGAGATCAACATATCAAGTAGATTTTGAGAGGGTATTGGGTTAGGCCGAGGAAGGAATTTTGTAGCATAGCAGGTCAACCACTGAAAGCACAGTTGCTCGTGGTAGGGCCACTTTGTTTTATCATTTAACCAATTTCTTAATCCAGTGGATCAATTCAATTTTAAGATCACtggattttaaatattttccaagCTTTTAAAGCGACAACAGAATTGTAAAAGTTTACAATGGCTTCATCAACTCCACTGACAGATTTTCTGTTGGCATTATTGGGGATTGTGGAGAGTCACAGGTAGTCTTACAAGTTAAGACTTATCTAGTGTAATTATTTTAGTTTGGATTCTGAGAAGGGACAcgtagcttttttaaaaaaaattaactgttTAAGTAAAATTTACTAACTTGAACAAAGGAAAGAGGCAGTAACAGGGAAGTGTGGTTTCCTACGTAGCCATTTTTATTATACAGGTCAGTCACCAACAGTGTTCACATTCAATAGTATCTCATGATCATTTGGTTCAAGTTACTGAACAAATAGCTATGATTTTAGAATTGTTTTTTCTAAATTCACATTgtgttaaataaaaacaaatttagtTGGAAGCAATGTTTcttcctagaacatagaacagtacaagcccttcggcccacaatgttgggCCGAGTATTTATCTTAATCCAAGATCAACCTAATCTACCCATTCCTCAATATACtcccatccatgtgcttgtccagcagttgcttaaaagTCACTTATGTCTtcgactctactaccaccactggcagtggtTGTCTTTAAGTTATAAATCAGGAGCCAAACCCAGAACTAGCCCTTATTCAATTACAATTACATGCTGCATCTACTGATGTGTCATTTTAATGCCTTTTTCCTTTCCTTAGCAAGCACAGATATGGGAGGAAATCAATTTTCCATTTACAGAATAGGAACATTGCTGACAAGACAAAAACTTATTCATCTTGTTTCCATTACCTATTTGCCCCTTAGAGGTTTCTTGGATTATAACTGTCAGTGTTGTGATGTTGATTCCTTAATGCATTTAGTTTGTGCCTGAGTCAAAATTCTGATGCACCCAAAGATCTGATGATAGATCTAATTCAGATGGTATATTTCCACACACCtgttccccttgtccttctctGGTGAAAGTTTCAGACTTGGGGAATGCTGCTGAAGATGCCCGAGTAACTTATTGTTCTAATTACTTTACAGTGGGAATGTAGTACATTGAGGAGTGGAACAGCAGAACCAAGTCCAAGCTACTCTTGAAATAATATCCATTATCCAGAAACATGGTGTATAGTAACCACGTGCATGAATCATGGTATTTTCACCTTCCTCCATCAGAAATGGAGACCAATTATTTCTTAGTCATAGAATCAGATATTTCAGTCCAACCactgatcccaaactaaactagttccacatGCTTTTGCTGGCccttatccttccaaacatttcctaatcatgtactaatccaattgtcttttaaacattggaactgtACCTGCCACTTcatttccacacacaaaccaaaaaaaaagtttcttacCTTAACAGTATGCCAGGTCTTGAACTTCCTACCAGAGGgaaaaagacacttgccattcaccttatttatgcccctcattgTTAGAAATCTCTTAAGGTTTAAATCTCCTCAGccacctatgctccagtgaaaaaaatcccagcctatccttataattcaaaccagcaacatcctggtaattttttttttgaaccctctctagcttaaatGAGATCATTTCTATAACTACATGATCAGAATTGGAACTACTCCAAGAAGTGGCCTCAACGTGCGACATTACTACAAAATTAACACTTAATGGATTTTATATCATAAAAGAATCATGAGATCCTAGTGTCATCATCTTTTGCAGGTAGgtgttgggatgttatgttgaacTAATCAGTCAAAACAGAGATGAGGTTGGTTTAGTTTTATTCCAGTCAAAATTAAGCTACAACATAAAAGACAATAAATGTAATTTATTGACCATTCTAAATAAACTGTCCAGTTGGTCAGAATTATTGTGGTCTATGACATTATTTAGATACTTTTTTTTCCTCAAAGTGGTCTAATGTGTATTACGCCACGCCACTGACAGACTATAAAAGTTCAGAACAAAAAATTCTCGAAGTTCACACGAAACCAAACTGTAACAATCCGGTGGCGGCTAACTGAACACAGTTAGTGGCACTCGAACACCTGGTTGTATTTCgaaaggacagttaagaatccGTTGAACACACACGCAAGTGGCAAAATGGAAAGCTTTAATTTCGTTGTAGAGGGGCAAGTGTTGAAAGATACTGAAAATTCGAGGTTTTACAGCAATTCCCCCCTACTACCCCGGCTCCTGTATATAGGAACAGGTCAAAGATATCAACATGAACAATCGAGTGACCAGAAAGAACTCTACAAAAATCACGTCTCCCTATTGTACTTTCACTGTAAAAGTAAAAGTCTTCATTGGATAGTTTGGAGTTAGTCTGGGCACGTGTTTACAACTTTGCTTTAAAGATGCCACGCAATCAACTGCTAGATAGCCCATAATATAGTCGAGAAAACAACAATAGAGAAACACGTTTCTCTTTAGAGTGCTTGGTATTCATGATTTCAAGTTACCAAATATTGTTGATGTATTTGACAAAATTCGGGAAACAACTCTACATCTTTCCTTGTTTTCTATAGTTTTTCTTACTTAAACTTCTTGTAAGAATTGGCGATCGAATGATGCGATTCGTTTTCTGCATATTTGAAACTTTCTTCAAGTGCTTGAAAATGGAGTGAAAGCAGGTCATCGGTGCCAAGTGAGGTTTTTCAGTGCCGGCGGAAACCTGCGCGCAGCCCATCCTCAGGGAGGGGACAGGCTTGTCCAGAGGTTTGGCACTCAGTAACCAATTACGGCAGTGCTTTTCAATCCAATCGCGACCAATTTGCCCGACGTTTTGGTGATCTGCATCATGAACGGAATTTATGAAGGCCACAGCATATACTTTACTCATGACATCTCGACGTTCATTTAGGAGATTAACAAATATCAACCCGCCATAGCCATGCGCTATAAAAGCTACACTGTTATCCGGACACTTTGATATAAACTGGTCCCAAATGTAGATGGTGTACGCTTCTGCACTTTCAACACCCCCCATTACTATCTGTTCAAGCTTTAATCCGCTTTCATCGGAATCAGGTTGCTTTTTCTTTTCAGCGTCATCGTCTTGGTTAACAGCTATGAAGTCATTAGAATTTAACACGATTACTTCATACCGCTCACTCAAAGCTTTCTTGATAAAAGGGATTTGAGTGCCGGTGTCCAGGCAATCGTGTAGAATCAATTGCTGGgaccagctcccagccctgatcACTCCACGGTCTTGCATCAGAACAATCAATTTGGAAGGATTGCTCAAAGCCCTTTCACTTATGAAGCAGAAACTTCTACCGACATTAACGGGAATATAGACTCGTTTCAGCCGACATTCTTTCTCCAAGAGTTCGTAGACATACTCGGCCAAAGTTGTTCCAAAGGCTTTGTACCATTGGTGGTTCCAGTTGGTTGCATTACTATGCTGTTTAAAGACAAACGGCTCGTTTGTTTCAGTATGCCTCAGCTGTCCTTTTTCATTGAAATAGTATTTGAACTTTTTCAATTTTTCAGCACTTTCTAATTGCTGATGAATCGTTGGTTCTTCCATTTTCTTAAACAAATTCAACCTAGTTTTTCGAATTACCCAATAATTCAGTAGTTAATCTACATTAAACAAAATATACTGTTAACTTCTACAATCCGGATCAGTTTCGGGGTGATATATACCGTGGCCCATTTGCTTACATCATTGGTTTAGCAATTGGTTAATTAGTTACTGAAAATGTGACGGTTTTAGAGTTCTTCAATAGCTACTAAGTGAAAGTGTATTTGAGTTTAGATAAGTCACCAATTAAGTTTTTACTTAAATGAATATATTAACTTGTCCTCCTTTCAAAGATTTCAGACTCAGGTGttgccatttattcaattctTCAGGAGCAAATTAAATGCAAAATTAAGGACATTTTGATTCAGCACTCATTAATGCTACTTAAACAATTAGTCAAATAATAAATTCAGCTGAACttaaatagatttttttaacTTAATGTCTGTCTGCTGAGTATTAATATAAATTTAAGGGTGTAGTAATAGTGTCCTTACTCCCAGACTAAAATATGTAGGTTCAAATCTTGTATGCCTTGGAGTTTGTAGGTTGCtttattaaaaaaacaaaactgaGCACTTACTTGCTCCCCTCTTTTTCTACTGTTTCTACTAATTTCTATCTGAAAATTCATTTTGTATTGAAATTTGAGAGTAAAGCATCTAATTTTGATGAATTACATTATATGTAATAACTAGTCCATTATAACTATTAACATTTTTGTCAATCACATTACCCTTTTAGATGTCTAAAGCAATGGGGTTATTAGAGTTGCTTTTGCCCAACTAAAAGATCAAAATCCCCAAGCCATTAAATGAATTCCTGGGCCATGGGAGCTGTGTGAACTTTGTCAGATTGTTGAGCTCATTTAAAAAATGATTCCTTACCACTGCACGGTTTGTTGTGTGAGCAATCCGGTAGATTTACTATCCACTTTTCTGGTCAGGATCAACAGACTCTGCTTGGTCTAATACAGCAGAAGAAAATTGCTTTCTAGTCTAACACGAAGAGATCATTATCTTAAACAAGATATTCATCTTATGGTTATTAATTACATATTACACTGATGTAATATTCATTGTTACAGGGACAATGAGGAAGATAAAGATGGCAATTATTCCTCTTCAAAGATCTGAAGATCATCTATCTATATGACATTGTACTAACAATGAAATAGGAgcggaagtagaccatttggcctctATAGTTTGCTgtgattcaataagatcatggatgaccTGTTTGTGTCTTGAATTCAGAATTTTAAATGGGGAGAGTATTCtgggaatttgacccagtgacagtgaagaaatggtgactTATTTCCAAATCAGATGAGGAGTGTCTTGGGGGGTTACTTGCAGGATGTCATGTTCCCAAATCTACTGTCCttatccttctggatggtagtggTTATGAATTTGGAAGGTGGTGTTTAACAAGCAttcctgaatttctgcagtgtatcttattgGTATATTGTTCTaatagatgaaagtgaggactgcagatgctggagattagagtcgagagtgtagtattggaaaagcacagcaggttaggcagcatccgaggagcagcagaactGACATTTCGAAcaaaagtcctttatcaggaagcCTTTCATCATATTGTCCTAatcctgagtgtcagtggtggagggaataaacatttgtggatgtgatgccaatcaagttttGTTCTGGAGAATGTCAATTCAagcaatgtatttttaaaaaaagttatcagTCTCTATGCTTGAATGGTGGGAttatcctatgaagagagattgggcaaactgggcTGGTATTCTTTTAAGTTTCAAAGAATGAtggggatcttattgaaattcacaaaatacttaaaagatgttgtggctgtatgggaattagttaggccactttggaatactgcattcaattttggtcatCCCTGCTActgtaaggatgttgtgaaacttgaaaggtttcagaaaagatttagaaggatgttgccagggttggagggtttgggttgtagggaaaagctgaatagactggggccattttctctggagcgtctgaggctgaggggtgacctttataaaggtttgtaaaatcatgaagggcatggatatggtaaatagtcaaggtcttttccctggggtaggggtgtccaaaactagagggcatgggtttaaagtgagaggggaaagatttaaaagctatCTAAGAGGTTTTCAtgtagagagtggtgaatgtatggcatgagctgccagaggaagtgatggaggctggtacaattacaacatttaaaaagcatctagatggatatgtgacaggaagggtttcgaggatatgggccaaatgatggcaaatgggatgttTAGGAATCTAGTCAGCATGTacaagctggaccgaagggtctgtttccatgttgtatatctctatgactctatgaatatatAAGGTAGGTGCAGGTAAGGTTTTTTCCTGGTGCTGAGTTTTGAACAAGGGTgcaccatttaaaaataaggggaatGCCATTTAGGAATGAGGTGAGAAGTTATTTTACTCAAAATgaggtgaatctttggaaatttCTATCACAACACTATGATGGTTCaatctttgagtatatttaaagtaGAAATTGCTCTATGTTTATCAATGGCATGAAAGGTTATATGGACAGGTGTGGCTAAAAGGCAATGGTTGGTTCAATCAGCTGTGATAGTGAACAAgcttgatcatagaatccctaccctggaaagaggccatttggtcgatgagtctgcactgaccctccaaccaccctatctccctaactctgtatttcccatggctaatccatctagctgtagtaaaaagtgaggtctgcagatgctggagatcagagctgaaaatgtgttgctggttaaagcacagcaggtcaggcagcatccaaggaacaggaaattcgacgtttcgggccagagcccttcatcaggaatacctgatgaagggctctggcccgaaacatcgaatttcctgttccttggatgctgcctgacctgctgtgctttaaccagcaacacattttcagctctaatccatCTAGCCGTCACATTCCCagacactacgggtaatttaccatggccaatccacctaaagtgaacatctttggactggggggggGGAGCCAGAGTACCCGGTGGAAATCTTTgtgacactgggagaacatgcaaacttgaCAAAGCTGAATCTGAATCCTGGTGTTTTGAAGCAGCAGTgtgaatcactgagccaccatgcctctcTGAGCtccctgatgggctgaatggcctacccattCCTATCTTACTTGCAGTATGTTTCCTAACCCTGGCTTCTAACCTGTTCTTATTGCCACAGTATGTATATGGTTAGTTCATGTCAATGATAGCTccaaggatattgatagtaggagattcagtgataataatgctattgaatgtcaagggatagtAGTTATATTACCtgttattggagatagtcattgcctagcacttgtggacacaaatgttacttgtcagcccaaacttggctattgtccaggccttgctgcatttggatgacttcagtatttgaggagtgaTGAATGATGCTAAATGTTGTGCAATCATTCGTGAACATCCCCAATTCTAATTTCTTAGAAGGAAGGtaattgaagcagctgaagatggtgggCCTAGGAGACTATTCTAAGGAACTCTTGCAGAaatgacctggagctgagagatTGATCTCTAACAACTACGAGCATTCTTCTttatgctaggtatgactccagccagcaAATATTTTTTCCCCGATTCCTATTGACTCTAATTTTGctggggttccttgatgccacattcagacAAATGTGTCGCTggtatcaagggcagtcactgtcACATCACTTCTGAAATTCAGCACTTTTCTACATGTTTGATCCaagattgtaatgaagtcaggagctgactgACCCTGACAGAATTCAATCTGAAGTAAATGCTTCTGATGATGCCCTTGATAACACTTTCTATCGCTTTACTCGTGATTGTATAGACTGAAGGGGTGAGAATATTTTTTGTACAGTACAAAACTGAGACAGTTTTTTGCATTTTTGGGTATGTGCCAGTATTGGATATAGGCATGACTAGTTCTGGAGCTCACATCTTCAGTATGCTTGCCAGAACGTTGACAGGACTTATTGCCTTTACAGTATGAGTGCATTagaaccatttcttgatatcacttggAATAAATTGAGTtgcctgaagactggcatctttTGGAGGAGGCCAAGTTCAATtatccacttggcatttctggctgaagattgctgtagCTGTATCTTTTGTACCGATGTACTGGGCTccttcatcattgaggatggggatatttgtgcacTCCCCTCCACAGAGTCCACCACCATTCagaactggatgtgacaggatttAAGAGGTTAAATCTGCTCTGTTTGGTTGTAAAACTGCTTATCACTTGTTACCTATAATGTTTGGAGGTATTCCTGTTTTGTGGCTTCACCTGGTATCTAAGTTTTTGGTATGTCTAATGTTCCTCTTGGTATGTCCTCTGCACACTTCATTGGACcagacttgatggtaatggtagagttgAAGATGTGCTGGGCCATGAAGTTGCTGTTTGTGTCAGTACAACTCGACTGCTGTTGGCTCACGGATGTCAATTCTGTGTTGCTTGATCTGTTTTGAAGTTCATTTATCAGTGGTACTGCCACACATGATAGGGGGCATCCTCATTGTGAAGATGGGACTATCTGTGGTAAGCAAATTGGTAAGAATGAAGTCAGTTATGATTTTTCTCTTTTGCtggctccttcaccacctcctgcCAAACCCATTCGAGCAGCCAAGTTCTTTTGGACCATTACCTTCCTCTTTTGATTTTATTAAGAGTAGCATATCAGTAGATTACATGTGGTTTAGCTCGTGCTAACCACACAAATGTTCATGGAATACAGACGTTAGTTTGTGATACTTATATAAAAGAGAAGCATAACGGATACATGTACTTTttaatagttttttaaaaattacgtagttattttatttaaaaagaggGACTGCAGTAAAACTGCAGGCAATGGCATGTTTCTGTCCGGACTGCATACTGTTCACCCTTCATCGTGAAGGCGGAGAGAAACTTGTTTTTCCCCAACATTTTGTCTACCAACTTGGAGGGACTTAATCTTTTTTGGGGGGAGTCTTAATCTTTGCTCCTCCCCTTCCGGCGTGATGAAGATTCCTTCcttcctgagagagagagtgagtgagtgagtgagggttgatTGTTGGTCTTTTTGGCGTTGCTTCATTTTCAGTGACGGAGGGCTGGCTGGGGGGGCCGCACGGCCTAGGCCTGGCTCTGGGCCTGACTGTAGGCCGCGGGCCGGTTGTAGTCAGGTCGGTGCTGACCTGTCCTGgggcctgctctctctctctctctgtgtctcagtgtACCCGCGGCCTGTGGATGTTTGCTCTGACCGTTACCGAGTTTCCTGCCCGATGACGGATTGAAAGCAGTGAGCCCGCTCTGTGTGTGCTTTCGTTTTCTTTCTCTTGAATTTTTTATAAAATTTCGCCTGATAATTCCCCCGTCTAGATCCCAGCCGCTTGCTCTTCAGGTGAGTGCGGATCCCCTGCTTGTTGTTGATCATTTTTTTTGGATCAAGTTCAGGTGTTGTTGCTAGTTGACTGTCAActgtattttgttttggtttattttcttgTTATGCGAATGTAAATCTTTCATGTGGTGGGTTAAGCATCCGTTTCTGCAAATCCATAAAATATAACCTACGCAATCTTTAGTAACACGTAAACCTCCGATTTCTGCAAATTTATCAAATACATCAGCTCTTCATCCTTAACGCTTAAACCTCTGATTTTCATTCACTCACTCGTAAATCAGCATTACCTTGTTGGAAAAAGAgatgcaaagttttttttgaaTTAGGAAATTCACACTTGTCTTttgtttaccaagatgttgctgggtatggcaGGTTTGAactataaagaaaggctggataggctgagacttttttcactggagctatAGGGGGTTGAGCAGTGACCTGATGTTTATAAAGCGACGAGACATATAGATGATGGTAATTGTCtctaagatggggaatttcaagactaagcggcacatttttaaggtgccaagaaagagatttttaaaaatacgtCACAGGCAATttttttaacgcagagggtggtttgtgtgtagaatgaacatcctgaggaagtggtggatgtgagtacaattacagcgtttaaaagacatttggatggatacatgataggaaaggtttggggtaTTATGGGccgggagcaggcaggtgggactagtttagtttaggattgtgcttgacacggactggttggagtgaaagatttgtttctgtgttgtatgactgaTTTTGTTCAGTATTGTGTATATAAACAAATTCTCTGGAAATGACAAttgtttggtgttgatgctgCGCTTAACTTAAGAACTTTGTTCAGGTTTTCCACAGAGTTAAAGTGACTGACATCTAGCACTGATTttgatcttaaaaaaaactgtagtCCCTCTGTAGTACTGCTCACTGTGAGTCAAGATGTTTTTCGGATTAGTTTCTCCTGATCTACGAATACATTAAGGCCAAaggggtaactaaggagagataAAGATTGGCAAGGCTGTTTAATTATGATCTcataggagatgggggagatactattgagtattttgcaacagtgtttactgtgaagaaggatatggaagatggaaaatgggaaatatatagtgacaacttgaaaaatatccatattacgacggaggagatgctggatgtcataaaatacataaaggtggataagtccccaggagaTGATCagatataccctagaactctgggaagtgattgctggtccccttgctgagatatttgaatcatcgatagCCACCGGtgaggcaaggactggttagggctagtcaacatggctttgtgcgtgggaaatcatgtctcacaaacttggttcagtttttgaagaagtaacaaagaggattgatgaaggcagaatggtggacatgatctatatggacttcagcaaggtgttgacaagattccccatgggaggctggttaacaaggttagatctcatggaatacaggaagagctagccatttggatacaaaactggctcaaaggtagaagacaaaggatggtggtgggttgtttttcggactggaggcctgtgaccagtggaatgccacaaggatcagtgctgagttcactacttttcattgtttatataaatgatttggatgtgagcagaagagatatagttcgtaagtttgcaaa is a genomic window of Hemiscyllium ocellatum isolate sHemOce1 chromosome 12, sHemOce1.pat.X.cur, whole genome shotgun sequence containing:
- the LOC132820612 gene encoding putative protein FAM172B; this encodes MEEPTIHQQLESAEKLKKFKYYFNEKGQLRHTETNEPFVFKQHSNATNWNHQWYKAFGTTLAEYVYELLEKECRLKRVYIPVNVGRSFCFISERALSNPSKLIVLMQDRGVIRAGSWSQQLILHDCLDTGTQIPFIKKALSERYEVIVLNSNDFIAVNQDDDAEKKKQPDSDESGLKLEQIVMGGVESAEAYTIYIWDQFISKCPDNSVAFIAHGYGGLIFVNLLNERRDVMSKVYAVAFINSVHDADHQNVGQIGRDWIEKHCRNWLLSAKPLDKPVPSLRMGCAQVSAGTEKPHLAPMTCFHSIFKHLKKVSNMQKTNRIIRSPILTRSLSKKNYRKQGKM